In a single window of the Caloenas nicobarica isolate bCalNic1 chromosome 8, bCalNic1.hap1, whole genome shotgun sequence genome:
- the PFN2 gene encoding profilin-2, whose protein sequence is MAGWQSYVDNLMCDGCCQEAAIVGYCDAKYVWAATAGGIFQSITPVEIDMIVGKDREGFFTNGLTLGAKKCSVIRDSLYVDGDCTMDIRTKSQGGEPTYNVAVGRAGRVLVFVMGKEGVHGGGLNKKAYSMAKYLRDSGF, encoded by the exons ATGGCCGGCTGGCAGAGCTACGTGGACAACCTGATGTGCGATGGCTGCTGCCAGGAGGCCGCCATTGTGGGCTACTGCGACGCCAAGTACGTCTGGGCAGCCACGGCCGGCGGCATCTTCCAGAGCATCACG CCGGTAGAAATAGATATGATTGTAGGAAAAGACCGAGAGGGTTTCTTCACCAATGGTCTGACCCTTGGTGCGAAGAAGTGCTCTGTGATCAGAGATAGCCTGTATGTCGATGGTGACTGCACAATGGACATCAGGACAAAGAGTCAAGGTGGTGAGCCAACATACAACGTTGCTGTAGGCAGAGCTGGCCGAG tctTGGTCTTTGTAATGGGCAAAGAAGGGGTCCATGGAGGCGGATTGAATAAGAAGGCATACTCAATGGCAAAATACTTGAGAGACTCTGGGTTCTAG